The Eubacteriaceae bacterium Marseille-Q4139 genome has a window encoding:
- a CDS encoding exonuclease SbcCD subunit D, producing MKLFHLSDLHIGKQLHGFSLIEDQTYILGRILKEAEQRKPDVIVIAGDVYDKSVPSAEAVEVFDGFLTSLAAMEQGLEVFIVSGNHDSQERLAFGSRLFEKNRIFIAGMAPGKENPRVQKLVRKDKEGEVNFYLLPFLRPSFIREIEGMEQVKTYDEAVRAVIAQMEPDFSARNVLVCHQFFTWNGKSPERSDSETVSVGGQDNVEVSAVETFDYVAAGHIHRPQSVGGDHVRYCGSPLKYSVSEAGQEKGILEVTLGKKGDVTVEKIPLVPLRDVRKIRGKLSELISEETLSAADPKDFVSAVLTDEEELYEPGRVLSRHYPNLLEWTVENSRTRREFSEEELPAEKKSLPELFEEFYIQMQGAEMKENQRKAMEEIFLRLEAGGEEEA from the coding sequence ATGAAGCTGTTTCATTTATCGGATTTGCATATCGGAAAACAGCTCCATGGATTCAGCCTGATCGAAGATCAGACGTATATCCTTGGACGGATTTTAAAAGAGGCGGAGCAGAGGAAGCCGGACGTGATCGTGATTGCCGGGGATGTCTACGACAAGTCGGTGCCGTCTGCGGAGGCCGTTGAGGTATTTGACGGCTTCCTCACGTCCCTTGCCGCCATGGAGCAGGGGCTGGAGGTGTTTATCGTCAGCGGGAACCATGATTCCCAGGAGCGGCTGGCCTTTGGGAGCCGTCTGTTCGAGAAAAACAGGATATTTATTGCAGGCATGGCGCCGGGAAAGGAAAATCCCAGGGTGCAGAAGCTGGTACGAAAGGATAAGGAGGGAGAGGTGAATTTTTATCTTCTTCCTTTTTTGCGCCCTTCCTTCATCCGTGAAATCGAAGGGATGGAGCAGGTAAAGACATACGATGAGGCCGTACGGGCCGTGATCGCGCAGATGGAGCCGGATTTTTCCGCGCGGAACGTCCTCGTCTGCCATCAGTTTTTTACATGGAACGGAAAAAGCCCGGAGCGGTCGGATTCCGAGACCGTCTCCGTCGGCGGCCAGGACAACGTGGAGGTCTCGGCTGTGGAGACGTTTGACTATGTGGCGGCCGGCCATATTCACCGTCCACAGTCCGTCGGGGGAGACCATGTCCGCTACTGCGGCTCGCCGTTAAAATATTCGGTTTCGGAGGCGGGACAGGAGAAAGGGATTCTGGAAGTGACGCTCGGGAAGAAAGGCGACGTGACGGTGGAAAAAATTCCTCTGGTGCCTCTCAGGGATGTGAGGAAAATCAGGGGAAAGCTCTCGGAGCTGATTTCCGAAGAGACGCTCTCGGCAGCAGATCCCAAAGATTTTGTCAGTGCCGTCCTGACGGATGAGGAGGAGCTTTACGAGCCGGGACGCGTGCTTTCAAGGCATTATCCGAACCTTTTGGAGTGGACGGTGGAAAACAGCAGGACGCGGCGGGAATTTTCTGAAGAAGAGCTGCCGGCGGAAAAAAAGAGCCTTCCGGAGCTTTTTGAGGAATTTTACATACAGATGCAGGGCGCAGAAATGAAGGAAAACCAGAGGAAAGCCATGGAAGAAATTTTCCTGAGACTGGAGGCAGGAGGGGAGGAGGAAGCATGA